A stretch of the Synechocystis sp. PCC 7338 genome encodes the following:
- a CDS encoding beta-ketoacyl-ACP synthase III, with protein MNTKAYINGMGAFLPNEPVDNTQIENVLGLINDKPSKAKKLVLRNNGIKTRHYAIDPINKNITHTNVELTVESIKALVKNSSFDLNQLDCLTCGTSGPDQMIPNHALMVHGALGNPPCEVIATSGVCCSGVAAFKYAYMNVSLGFARNAVVTGSEQVSSILRSQHFQPEIDAKLAQLDDKPIVGFERDFLRWMLSDASGAALIENKPNDEGISLQIDWVDYISFANELETCMYGGCIKLEDGNVQGWKNIDNLKEAFDEGYFDLNQDVKLLADNIVLMGQRGLEKTKKKYGLDPDKIDWFLPHMSSGYFKKDLSLQMEEIGMFIPEERWFTNLEYKGNTGAASIWIMLEELFNSGRLEKGQKILCIIPESARFSYAYMHFTVV; from the coding sequence ATGAATACAAAGGCTTATATCAATGGAATGGGAGCTTTTCTTCCCAACGAACCGGTCGATAACACACAAATCGAAAATGTGTTAGGACTAATTAATGACAAACCATCTAAAGCAAAGAAGCTAGTTTTAAGAAACAATGGGATTAAAACTCGTCACTATGCCATTGATCCGATAAATAAAAATATTACCCACACCAATGTGGAACTAACAGTTGAGTCAATTAAGGCTCTTGTGAAAAATTCAAGCTTTGATCTCAATCAACTGGATTGCTTGACTTGTGGAACATCCGGCCCAGACCAAATGATTCCGAACCATGCCTTGATGGTTCACGGCGCACTAGGAAATCCGCCCTGTGAGGTCATTGCCACGAGTGGTGTTTGTTGTTCGGGAGTCGCAGCCTTTAAATACGCCTACATGAATGTTAGTCTGGGCTTCGCTCGTAATGCCGTGGTGACTGGCTCAGAGCAAGTATCCAGTATTCTCCGCTCCCAACATTTCCAACCGGAAATAGATGCCAAATTAGCCCAACTGGACGATAAACCCATTGTCGGATTTGAGAGGGATTTTTTGCGCTGGATGCTTTCCGATGCGTCAGGGGCCGCTCTCATTGAGAATAAGCCTAATGATGAAGGCATTTCTCTGCAGATTGATTGGGTCGATTATATTTCCTTCGCTAATGAACTAGAAACCTGTATGTACGGAGGTTGTATTAAGCTGGAAGATGGCAATGTCCAAGGCTGGAAAAATATCGATAACCTTAAGGAAGCTTTTGATGAAGGCTATTTTGATCTTAACCAAGACGTTAAACTGCTTGCAGACAACATTGTTCTTATGGGTCAGCGAGGTCTGGAAAAGACCAAGAAAAAATATGGTTTAGATCCCGATAAAATTGATTGGTTTCTTCCTCACATGTCTTCTGGTTATTTCAAAAAAGATTTAAGTCTACAAATGGAAGAAATTGGCATGTTCATACCAGAAGAGCGTTGGTTTACCAATCTGGAATATAAAGGCAATACTGGAGCTGCTTCGATTTGGATTATGTTAGAGGAATTGTTTAATTCTGGACGTCTGGAGAAAGGCCAAAAAATTCTCTGCATTATTCCAGAAAGTGCCCGCTTTTCCTATGCCTATATGCACTTTACTGTCGTTTAG
- a CDS encoding glycosyltransferase has protein sequence MTHFGLICPQSTGHLNPMVALGKALSKKGHQVTLFCVDDFKEKFPQSAIQVQVIGKEEFPKGTLPAFLEKLAQLEGVQAGMYTRDGLLAFAQVVLKEVPSLIKSHGVEALLVEQLCPEAGSVAEYLQIPFVTTCAISPLNYELQVPPCFTDWPFQKEGWALARNRMGYFAYYQARRPIHQLIDQYRQDWDLPVLNHPDEAFSSIAQICQVPQSFEFPRHQLPPQFIFTGPFLDESSRPHIPFPFEKLDGSPLIYASLGTTFNLDQTLFQRIATAVKDLNVQTVISLGGGLKSEELGNMPDNVIVVDYAPQLELLQKASLTITHAGINTTLESLKNGVPLVALPVAGDQPSVAARIAWTKSGEALPLARRSSQNLRAVIEKILDSPIYRQNAQRIQTDIEQAGGLKKAVEVIESCV, from the coding sequence ATGACTCATTTCGGGCTAATTTGTCCTCAATCGACAGGCCACCTTAATCCGATGGTTGCACTGGGCAAGGCCTTGTCCAAAAAAGGACATCAGGTAACTCTTTTTTGTGTTGACGACTTTAAAGAAAAATTTCCTCAGTCAGCCATCCAGGTACAAGTAATCGGAAAAGAAGAATTTCCCAAAGGTACATTACCTGCCTTTTTGGAAAAATTAGCTCAACTTGAGGGCGTTCAGGCAGGCATGTACACGCGAGATGGTTTACTGGCCTTCGCCCAAGTCGTCCTGAAGGAAGTTCCATCCCTTATCAAGTCCCATGGTGTTGAAGCGTTGCTAGTGGAGCAACTTTGCCCGGAAGCTGGAAGCGTGGCTGAGTATCTACAAATTCCCTTTGTCACCACTTGCGCTATTTCTCCACTTAACTATGAATTACAAGTCCCTCCTTGCTTCACAGATTGGCCTTTTCAGAAAGAAGGTTGGGCATTAGCGCGTAATCGTATGGGATATTTTGCGTATTATCAAGCCCGTCGTCCAATTCACCAACTGATAGATCAATATCGGCAGGACTGGGACTTACCAGTCTTAAACCATCCTGATGAGGCTTTTTCTTCCATTGCTCAAATTTGCCAAGTTCCCCAGTCATTTGAGTTTCCCCGCCATCAATTACCTCCACAATTTATTTTTACAGGACCTTTTTTAGATGAATCAAGCCGTCCCCATATTCCTTTTCCCTTTGAAAAATTAGATGGCAGTCCACTTATTTACGCCTCGCTGGGAACCACATTTAATTTAGATCAAACCCTCTTTCAACGAATTGCAACGGCAGTCAAAGACCTCAATGTACAGACAGTGATTAGTCTCGGTGGTGGGTTAAAGTCTGAAGAACTGGGTAATATGCCTGACAATGTCATTGTGGTAGATTATGCACCTCAATTGGAACTACTCCAAAAAGCCTCGCTGACTATTACCCATGCTGGTATTAATACGACTCTGGAGTCCTTGAAAAATGGTGTTCCCTTAGTTGCCTTGCCGGTAGCGGGAGATCAACCGAGTGTGGCAGCTCGCATTGCCTGGACAAAATCTGGTGAAGCCCTGCCGCTCGCCCGCCGTTCTTCTCAGAATCTAAGGGCCGTTATTGAGAAGATTTTGGATAGTCCAATTTATCGCCAAAACGCTCAACGTATCCAGACTGACATTGAGCAAGCAGGAGGTTTAAAGAAAGCAGTGGAAGTTATTGAGAGTTGTGTCTAA
- a CDS encoding HlyD family efflux transporter periplasmic adaptor subunit, with protein sequence MGWFSFPPSRISDSQSQSGDNKQSQSSTAADINGQQANVPSRVAAIGYLEPKGEVRRLSGPLSPDGKGSRVERLLVKEGEFISSGQVVALLDNYATMESKVRIAQSQLQTAQAKLMQVQAGAKQGQISAQKARLSGVVSELEGQISIQNATIQRITAELAGERIAQEKSIEKLEIEYNNANSECQRYKLLFEQGGTSASEYDRFCLVPKQLERQLAEAQANLQRIISSRQEELAEARANLSRTVQTLNDQQNQALGTLDEISEVRGVDLAVAEAQVQEAMAQLKQAQAEFNLTKIVSPTDGQVLKIYTYPGERISDKGIVEIGQTQTMYVRTEVYETDIINVRKGQKAYISNPAFPEPLEGVVESVGHQIGRRTILDNDPVADIDARVVEVDIRLSEESQNKIDLSRLTNLKTQVIIQTNSSKLQG encoded by the coding sequence TTGGGGTGGTTTAGTTTTCCCCCCAGCAGAATATCTGATTCTCAGTCCCAGTCTGGTGATAATAAACAGAGTCAAAGCTCGACAGCGGCAGATATAAATGGTCAGCAAGCCAATGTGCCATCCCGAGTGGCAGCCATTGGTTATCTGGAGCCTAAGGGTGAGGTTCGGAGACTTTCTGGCCCCCTTAGTCCCGATGGTAAGGGCAGTCGGGTTGAGCGGCTTTTGGTCAAAGAGGGGGAATTTATCAGCTCTGGACAGGTGGTGGCCCTTCTGGATAACTACGCCACAATGGAATCAAAGGTAAGGATTGCCCAGTCCCAACTGCAAACAGCCCAAGCCAAGTTAATGCAGGTACAGGCGGGGGCCAAGCAGGGGCAAATTTCAGCGCAAAAAGCTCGATTATCTGGTGTTGTGTCCGAGCTAGAGGGGCAAATTAGCATCCAAAATGCAACTATTCAGCGGATTACTGCAGAATTAGCAGGGGAAAGAATTGCCCAAGAAAAATCCATAGAAAAACTGGAAATTGAGTACAACAATGCCAATTCAGAATGCCAGCGCTATAAATTGCTCTTTGAACAAGGAGGTACTTCTGCCTCTGAATATGATCGGTTCTGTTTGGTGCCGAAACAACTAGAGCGGCAACTAGCAGAGGCCCAAGCTAATTTGCAACGAATTATTAGCAGCCGCCAAGAAGAACTTGCGGAGGCCAGGGCAAATCTGAGTCGGACTGTGCAAACGCTCAATGATCAACAAAATCAGGCCCTGGGAACTCTGGATGAAATTTCTGAAGTTAGGGGAGTTGATCTGGCCGTCGCAGAAGCCCAGGTACAGGAAGCAATGGCGCAACTCAAACAAGCTCAGGCCGAATTTAATTTAACTAAAATTGTTTCGCCCACTGATGGACAAGTCCTCAAGATTTATACCTATCCAGGCGAGAGGATTAGTGATAAAGGCATTGTTGAGATTGGACAAACTCAAACAATGTACGTAAGGACGGAAGTCTATGAAACTGATATTATCAATGTCAGAAAGGGTCAGAAAGCCTACATTTCTAATCCGGCTTTTCCTGAGCCACTGGAAGGGGTGGTTGAGTCCGTTGGTCATCAAATCGGTCGTCGCACAATTCTTGATAATGATCCTGTTGCGGATATCGATGCCAGGGTAGTAGAAGTGGATATCCGCCTGTCGGAGGAAAGCCAAAATAAAATTGATCTTTCACGGTTAACCAATCTTAAGACTCAGGTGATTATTCAAACTAATTCTTCAAAGCTACAAGGCTAA
- the devC gene encoding ABC transporter permease DevC, translated as MKIPTAWLQLKFYPLRLAVAVAGVCFSIFLIFMQLSFQDALFDSAVSLYEPLDADIFILSSRSSALIAMENFPERRLSQTLAVENVAEVIPLYLGFAQWRNPVQKNYWRSIYVIGIDPSQSVFNLQSVEENRFRLQLPDTVLFNEHSRAEYGPIPEIFRQRGELTTEIGDRGSSNREVTVVGLFPLGISFGADGTILTSDLNFRRILPGRKKGFINLGGIKLQDKSKLDITLEALRDYLPNDVKVFSKAEIFAFEKNYWATGSPIGFVFALGVGIGLSVGVVITYQVLYSSISQHLSEYATLRAVGYRQRYLLGVVFQEAVFLALFAYVPGIIFTSFATKLARDATNLPVYVDVNKAIIVLLLSCLMCFVSGGIAIRKLQDADPADVFY; from the coding sequence GTGAAGATACCTACTGCTTGGCTTCAACTCAAATTCTATCCACTGCGTCTCGCGGTAGCGGTGGCGGGGGTCTGTTTTTCAATATTTTTAATTTTTATGCAATTGAGCTTTCAGGATGCTCTCTTCGATAGTGCTGTATCTTTGTACGAGCCTCTGGATGCGGATATTTTCATTCTGAGTAGTCGCTCCTCAGCTTTAATTGCCATGGAAAACTTTCCGGAACGAAGGCTAAGTCAGACCCTGGCTGTGGAAAATGTTGCGGAAGTAATCCCGCTCTATCTAGGCTTTGCCCAGTGGCGTAATCCAGTTCAAAAAAATTATTGGCGGAGTATTTATGTTATTGGCATCGACCCCAGCCAGTCTGTATTTAATTTGCAATCAGTTGAAGAAAATCGCTTTAGACTGCAACTACCAGATACGGTTCTTTTTAATGAGCATTCTCGGGCAGAGTATGGCCCCATTCCAGAGATCTTTCGACAAAGGGGTGAATTGACAACCGAAATTGGCGATCGTGGTTCTAGTAATCGCGAAGTAACCGTTGTTGGCTTGTTTCCTTTAGGCATATCCTTTGGTGCCGATGGCACCATTCTTACCAGTGATCTAAACTTCCGGCGGATATTACCAGGACGCAAAAAAGGATTTATTAATTTGGGGGGTATTAAACTCCAAGACAAAAGTAAGCTGGATATCACCCTGGAAGCACTCAGGGATTATTTACCGAACGATGTCAAGGTCTTTTCAAAGGCAGAAATTTTTGCCTTTGAGAAAAACTACTGGGCCACGGGCAGTCCTATCGGTTTTGTCTTTGCTTTAGGAGTCGGAATCGGTTTGTCTGTCGGTGTGGTGATCACCTATCAAGTGCTCTACAGTAGCATCTCCCAGCATCTGTCGGAATATGCAACTTTGCGGGCTGTTGGTTATCGGCAGCGCTACCTACTCGGAGTTGTTTTTCAAGAGGCTGTTTTTTTAGCCCTATTTGCCTATGTTCCGGGTATTATCTTTACGAGTTTTGCCACCAAATTGGCTAGGGATGCCACCAATCTTCCTGTCTATGTTGATGTAAACAAAGCAATAATTGTATTGTTACTATCATGCCTCATGTGTTTTGTATCAGGCGGAATTGCCATTCGTAAACTTCAGGATGCTGATCCAGCGGATGTGTTTTATTAA